Proteins encoded in a region of the Bradyrhizobium sp. CB3481 genome:
- the nirD gene encoding nitrite reductase small subunit NirD: MTKWIEIGALNDIPVLGSRVVRTAGGDIAVFRTSDDEVFALDDRCPHKGGPLSQGIVHNKRVTCPLHNFVIELRSGAAVAPDEGCTRAHPTKVENGIVWLGIQAAATVPAE, from the coding sequence ATGACCAAATGGATCGAAATCGGGGCGCTGAACGATATTCCGGTTCTCGGCTCGCGCGTGGTGCGAACTGCCGGTGGTGACATCGCGGTGTTCCGGACCAGCGACGACGAAGTCTTCGCGCTTGACGATCGTTGCCCGCACAAGGGCGGGCCGTTGTCGCAAGGCATCGTCCACAACAAGCGTGTCACCTGTCCGCTGCATAACTTCGTCATCGAGCTCAGAAGCGGTGCAGCGGTTGCACCCGATGAGGGATGCACACGCGCGCACCCGACCAAAGTGGAGAATGGCATCGTCTGGCTTGGCATCCAGGCGGCAGCGACCGTGCCTGCCGAGTGA
- a CDS encoding TetR/AcrR family transcriptional regulator, with amino-acid sequence MPPRPARKALNAYHHGDLRDALVQAALHEVELGGPEAISISALAKKLGVSQPAPYKHFADRETLLTAVTAEAFRQFSAMLRTAIEKPSKQSKLSRFAQLTLDFGLRRNGIYRLMFASRTMACAPKGSELHSAAMETFELLVEALEAPAVGLLRERSALKIWASLHGVVMLAEQGLLTGQAAQVSREELVEDIVAETKLALSIAIEASGKTGR; translated from the coding sequence ATGCCGCCTCGACCTGCACGCAAAGCGCTGAATGCCTATCACCATGGGGATCTCCGTGATGCCCTGGTTCAGGCTGCGCTGCACGAGGTCGAACTCGGCGGCCCCGAAGCGATCAGCATCAGCGCCCTTGCCAAAAAACTCGGCGTCTCGCAGCCGGCTCCCTACAAGCATTTTGCCGACCGCGAAACGCTGCTGACCGCCGTCACGGCCGAAGCCTTTCGCCAGTTCAGCGCAATGCTGCGCACGGCGATCGAAAAGCCGTCGAAACAGTCGAAATTGTCGCGTTTCGCGCAGCTCACGCTCGATTTCGGCCTGCGCCGCAACGGCATCTATCGCCTGATGTTCGCATCGCGGACCATGGCATGCGCGCCGAAAGGCAGCGAGCTGCACAGCGCGGCAATGGAGACCTTCGAGTTGCTGGTGGAGGCGCTGGAGGCGCCGGCTGTCGGCCTTTTACGCGAGCGCAGTGCCCTGAAGATCTGGGCCTCGCTGCATGGGGTGGTGATGCTCGCCGAACAGGGATTGCTCACCGGCCAGGCCGCCCAGGTCAGCCGGGAAGAGCTGGTCGAAGACATCGTTGCGGAAACCAAGCTTGCGCTGTCGATCGCGATCGAGGCGAGCGGCAAGACTGGCCGATGA
- the nhaA gene encoding Na+/H+ antiporter NhaA, with the protein MTANIPASDVSDNTGLYGGAVLGLAAIAALVVANSPFGADYEALLRMTGEVRIGSIGLSKTVDHWINDGLMAVFFLLVGLEIKREVMEGALASAKQAALPVIAAFGGFVTPAAIYAAVNWGDPQALRGWAIPAATDIAFALGVCAMLGRKVPASLKAFLLALAIIDDLMAIVVIAIFYTADLSVLALALGGLGVAALAVLNFLDVRRPSFYLITGLFTWVCVLKSGVHATLAGVAVGLAMPLTRHDGHSLLEDTEHALRPWVIFAIVPIFAFANAGVSLHGLTISTLTAPIPLGIVAGLFIGKQLGVFTASMIAIRLGLAAMPEGTTTAKLYAMAILTGIGFTMSLFIGTLAFDDETVLKQIRLGVLAASLMSGIVAAVMFSVGAKSGEASASR; encoded by the coding sequence ATGACCGCCAACATTCCGGCCTCAGACGTTTCAGACAATACGGGTCTCTATGGCGGCGCGGTGCTCGGCCTGGCAGCCATCGCGGCGCTGGTCGTTGCCAACTCGCCATTCGGCGCGGACTACGAGGCGCTGCTGCGGATGACCGGCGAGGTTCGGATCGGATCGATCGGACTGAGCAAAACCGTCGACCACTGGATCAACGATGGCCTGATGGCGGTGTTCTTTCTGCTGGTCGGCCTCGAAATCAAGCGCGAGGTGATGGAGGGCGCGCTGGCGAGCGCCAAGCAGGCGGCGCTACCCGTGATCGCCGCCTTTGGCGGCTTTGTCACGCCGGCCGCCATCTATGCCGCGGTGAACTGGGGAGATCCCCAAGCCTTGCGCGGCTGGGCCATACCGGCAGCCACCGACATCGCCTTTGCGCTCGGCGTCTGCGCCATGCTGGGACGAAAGGTGCCGGCTTCGCTGAAGGCGTTTCTATTGGCGCTCGCGATCATCGACGACCTGATGGCCATCGTGGTGATCGCGATCTTCTATACCGCCGATCTCTCGGTGCTGGCACTGGCGCTCGGCGGGCTCGGCGTCGCCGCGCTCGCAGTATTGAACTTTTTGGATGTGCGTCGGCCATCGTTCTATCTGATCACAGGCCTATTCACCTGGGTCTGCGTGCTCAAATCCGGCGTGCACGCGACGCTCGCGGGCGTCGCCGTCGGGCTGGCGATGCCGCTTACCCGGCATGACGGCCACAGCCTGCTCGAGGATACCGAACACGCACTCCGGCCGTGGGTCATCTTCGCGATCGTGCCGATCTTTGCTTTTGCCAATGCCGGCGTATCGCTCCACGGGCTGACCATCTCAACTCTGACGGCGCCGATACCGCTCGGCATCGTCGCGGGGCTTTTCATCGGCAAGCAACTCGGGGTCTTCACCGCTTCGATGATCGCGATCCGGCTCGGGCTGGCGGCGATGCCGGAAGGCACGACAACGGCAAAGCTTTATGCGATGGCCATCCTGACCGGCATTGGTTTCACCATGAGCCTGTTTATCGGAACCCTCGCCTTCGATGACGAAACGGTGCTGAAGCAAATTCGGCTCGGCGTCCTCGCCGCCTCGCTGATGTCGGGCATTGTGGCTGCCGTGATGTTTTCAGTTGGCGCGAAGTCCGGTGAGGCGTCCGCGTCGCGGTGA
- a CDS encoding tripartite tricarboxylate transporter substrate binding protein, translating into MKLRAIMLSLLALSSMTASVHAEDAADYPSKKIKMLLPFGAGGGGDVLGRLLADRMGKRLGQTIYVENRTGAAGTIGAQQAATSPPDGYTITIGGMTTHVLAPAVYPSLPYDPLKDFTTIGRIGTSSILLIATKDFPASDLRGLTELSKKGEPIQYGSWGVGSTGHFCGEILSQKAGIRLQHVPFSGAAKLANDLMGGHISVGLVDMATGTPLVRDGKLKALAACGGRSPSLPDVASYKDQGVDFERSLSWVMYAPAGVPDPVAQKIAGALRESLTEADIADKLLALGISAEFIAGDQQRDINARDIEAWKKVASDAKIEVK; encoded by the coding sequence ATGAAGTTGCGTGCGATCATGCTTTCGCTGCTTGCGCTGTCGTCGATGACAGCCTCAGTTCACGCGGAGGACGCAGCCGACTATCCCTCGAAGAAGATCAAGATGCTGCTGCCGTTCGGAGCTGGCGGCGGCGGCGATGTGCTCGGGCGCTTGCTCGCCGACCGGATGGGCAAACGCCTCGGACAAACCATATATGTCGAAAACCGCACCGGCGCCGCCGGCACCATCGGCGCGCAACAGGCGGCAACCTCGCCACCGGACGGTTACACCATCACGATCGGCGGCATGACCACGCATGTGCTGGCGCCCGCGGTCTATCCGAGCCTGCCCTATGATCCGCTCAAGGATTTCACCACCATCGGCCGCATCGGAACGTCATCGATCCTGCTGATTGCGACGAAGGATTTTCCCGCCAGCGATCTGCGCGGACTGACCGAACTGTCGAAGAAGGGAGAGCCCATCCAGTACGGAAGCTGGGGGGTCGGCTCGACCGGACATTTCTGCGGCGAAATTCTTTCGCAAAAGGCAGGCATCCGCCTGCAGCACGTCCCCTTCAGCGGCGCGGCCAAGCTGGCCAACGATCTCATGGGCGGGCACATCTCGGTCGGACTGGTCGACATGGCGACCGGAACGCCGCTGGTGAGGGACGGAAAGCTGAAGGCGCTGGCGGCATGCGGCGGGCGTTCGCCGAGCCTGCCGGATGTTGCGAGCTACAAGGATCAAGGCGTCGATTTCGAACGTAGCCTTTCCTGGGTAATGTACGCGCCAGCCGGCGTTCCCGATCCCGTCGCGCAGAAAATCGCTGGTGCCTTGAGGGAGTCTCTCACCGAGGCGGATATTGCCGACAAGTTGTTGGCGCTCGGCATCTCCGCGGAATTCATCGCCGGGGACCAGCAGCGCGACATCAACGCGCGGGACATCGAGGCCTGGAAGAAGGTGGCCAGCGACGCGAAGATCGAGGTCAAGTAA
- a CDS encoding LacI family DNA-binding transcriptional regulator → MRRAQPVRATIRDVAAQAGVSVSSVSRVMNGEPHISPELHAKIMRAVNRLRFEPHSAAQALRSRESKTIGCMVSDLSNPLYSEMINGAEEEFQRAGYVLMLAATRHEEDRETAFISAVRRRRMDGLLLFAGDNAHKDFTGALANLELPCVAIDREVPGAPSVRADHRGGGLEITRYLIGLGHRRIALLTGRAALLPSSERLAGYRQAHTEAKLAVDPELILPQTQGSGIAFSDVCQLLRGPNRPTAIITLGTHMLAGVMNALSSSGLRYPDDVSLVCIGDTDLARHATPGISALTWDLDQMGRLAANILLDRIRGGETAKKIRPVYLPTRFILRHSGAKPRAP, encoded by the coding sequence ATGCGCCGAGCGCAGCCCGTGCGCGCCACCATTCGTGACGTCGCCGCCCAGGCCGGCGTATCGGTCAGCAGCGTCAGCCGGGTGATGAACGGCGAACCCCATATCAGCCCGGAATTGCACGCAAAGATCATGCGCGCGGTGAACCGCCTGCGCTTCGAGCCGCATTCGGCGGCGCAGGCGCTGCGCTCGCGCGAGAGCAAGACGATCGGCTGCATGGTCTCCGATCTGTCGAACCCGCTCTACAGCGAGATGATCAACGGTGCGGAAGAGGAGTTTCAGCGCGCCGGCTATGTGCTGATGCTCGCCGCGACTCGGCACGAGGAAGACCGCGAGACAGCCTTTATCTCGGCGGTGCGACGCCGGCGCATGGATGGACTGCTGCTGTTTGCCGGCGACAACGCCCACAAGGATTTTACCGGCGCGCTGGCAAACCTCGAGCTGCCCTGCGTCGCCATCGACCGCGAGGTGCCAGGCGCTCCCTCGGTACGCGCAGATCATCGCGGCGGCGGCCTCGAGATCACGCGCTATCTCATCGGGCTTGGCCACCGCCGCATCGCGCTGCTCACGGGACGCGCGGCATTGCTGCCGAGCTCGGAACGCCTTGCCGGCTATCGCCAGGCCCATACCGAAGCGAAGCTCGCGGTCGATCCCGAGCTGATCCTGCCGCAGACGCAAGGCTCCGGCATCGCGTTCAGCGACGTCTGCCAGTTGCTGCGCGGCCCCAACCGCCCGACCGCGATTATCACGCTGGGCACGCATATGCTGGCTGGCGTGATGAACGCGCTTTCCAGCAGCGGACTGCGTTATCCCGACGATGTCTCACTGGTGTGCATCGGCGACACCGACCTGGCGCGACATGCAACGCCGGGCATATCGGCGCTGACCTGGGATCTCGACCAGATGGGCCGCCTTGCGGCCAACATCCTGCTCGACCGCATCCGCGGCGGTGAAACGGCCAAGAAGATACGGCCGGTTTACCTGCCGACACGGTTCATTCTTCGACACTCGGGCGCCAAACCCCGCGCGCCCTAA
- the nirB gene encoding nitrite reductase large subunit NirB, which yields MLDKVTKQKLVVIGNGMAGIRTVEVLLERAPDLYDITVFGSEPYGNYNRILLSPVLAGEKTVNDIMLNTEQWYEDNGITLRKGEMIEMIDRRTCEVVTVEGARVPYDRLLIATGSNPIMLPLPGKDLPGVIGFRDIQDVERMVHASTNYKNAVVIGGGLLGLEAANGLMKRGMNVTVVHLLDTLMERQLDQVAGGLLRKSLEERGMVFKMPAQTEAILGTDRVTGVRFADGEEIPADLVVMAVGIRPNVELARKAGLYCERGIVVSDTMQTYDGRIYAVGECVQHRRQTYGLVAPLFDQAKVCANHLAMKGFATYDGSVVSTKLKVTGIDLFSAGDFAPGADKEEIVMQDASRGVYKRIILRDKKIVGAVLYGDTIDGPWYFQHLRDGTDVSHMRERLVFGAANLGDGGHSGKNSVAAMSDDTEICGCNGVCKGTIVKAISEKKLFTIDDVRAHTKASSSCGSCTGLVEQVLAFTLGGDYSAAPKVKPMCACTDHSHDDARRVIIENGLKTIPDVMKFMDWKTPNGCHSCRPALNYYLLATWPGEYRDDQQSRYINERVHANIQKDGTYSVVPRMWGGVTTPDELRAIADVADKFNIPTVKVTGGQRIDLLGVKKEDLPAVWSDLNKAGMVSGHAYAKGLRTVKTCVGSEWCRFGTQDSTGLGVKLEKFMWGSWTPAKVKLAVSGCPRNCAEATCKDVGVVCVDSGYEIHFAGAAGLHIKGTEFLTKVATEEETLEIIAALTQLYREQGWYLERMYKWCDRVGLDAIRKQVVDDIANRKALFGRFAHSQQFSQSDPWAARAERGVDRNEFTPLAELELA from the coding sequence ATGCTCGATAAAGTGACTAAGCAAAAGTTGGTGGTGATCGGCAACGGCATGGCCGGCATTCGCACGGTCGAGGTGCTGCTCGAACGTGCGCCCGATCTCTACGACATCACCGTGTTCGGCTCCGAGCCATACGGCAACTACAATCGCATCCTGCTGTCGCCCGTGCTCGCCGGCGAAAAGACTGTCAACGATATCATGCTCAACACCGAGCAGTGGTACGAGGATAATGGGATCACGCTGCGCAAGGGCGAAATGATCGAGATGATCGATCGGCGCACCTGCGAGGTCGTCACCGTGGAAGGCGCGCGGGTCCCTTACGACCGTCTCCTGATCGCGACCGGCTCCAACCCGATCATGCTGCCGCTGCCGGGCAAGGACCTGCCAGGTGTCATCGGCTTCCGCGACATTCAGGACGTCGAGCGTATGGTTCATGCGTCGACGAACTACAAGAATGCCGTCGTGATCGGCGGCGGCCTGCTTGGCCTCGAAGCCGCCAACGGACTGATGAAGCGGGGCATGAACGTCACGGTCGTGCACCTCCTCGATACGCTGATGGAGCGCCAGCTCGACCAGGTCGCGGGTGGGCTCTTGCGCAAGTCGCTGGAAGAGCGCGGCATGGTGTTCAAGATGCCGGCGCAGACGGAAGCGATCCTCGGCACGGATCGCGTCACCGGCGTTCGCTTCGCCGATGGTGAGGAAATCCCCGCCGATCTTGTCGTGATGGCGGTCGGCATCCGTCCGAATGTCGAGCTGGCGCGCAAGGCCGGTCTCTATTGCGAGCGCGGCATCGTTGTCTCCGACACCATGCAGACCTATGACGGGCGGATCTACGCCGTCGGCGAATGCGTGCAGCACCGCCGCCAGACCTACGGTCTCGTGGCGCCCTTGTTCGACCAGGCCAAGGTCTGCGCCAATCATCTCGCCATGAAGGGCTTTGCCACCTATGACGGTTCGGTCGTTTCGACCAAACTGAAGGTGACCGGGATCGACCTGTTCTCCGCGGGCGACTTCGCGCCGGGCGCGGACAAGGAAGAGATCGTGATGCAGGACGCCTCCCGCGGCGTCTACAAGCGGATCATTCTGCGCGACAAGAAGATCGTCGGTGCCGTGCTCTATGGCGATACCATCGACGGCCCCTGGTACTTCCAGCATCTGCGCGACGGCACCGATGTCTCGCACATGCGCGAGCGGCTGGTGTTCGGCGCCGCCAATCTCGGCGATGGCGGCCATAGCGGCAAGAATTCGGTCGCCGCGATGAGCGACGACACAGAAATCTGCGGATGCAACGGCGTCTGCAAGGGGACGATCGTCAAGGCGATCAGCGAAAAGAAGCTGTTCACGATCGACGACGTGCGTGCCCACACCAAGGCGTCGTCCTCGTGCGGCTCATGTACCGGCCTCGTCGAGCAGGTTCTCGCCTTCACGCTCGGCGGCGACTATTCGGCGGCCCCGAAGGTCAAGCCGATGTGCGCCTGCACCGATCACAGCCATGACGACGCCCGCCGCGTCATCATCGAGAACGGATTGAAGACCATTCCCGATGTCATGAAGTTCATGGACTGGAAGACACCGAACGGCTGCCACTCCTGCCGGCCCGCGCTGAACTACTATCTGCTCGCCACCTGGCCGGGGGAATATCGCGACGATCAGCAGTCGCGCTACATCAACGAGCGCGTCCATGCCAACATCCAGAAGGACGGAACCTATTCGGTGGTGCCGCGGATGTGGGGCGGCGTCACGACGCCGGACGAACTGCGCGCCATCGCCGATGTTGCCGACAAGTTCAACATTCCAACCGTCAAGGTGACCGGCGGACAGCGCATCGACCTGCTCGGCGTCAAGAAGGAGGACCTGCCCGCGGTCTGGTCCGACCTCAACAAGGCCGGCATGGTGTCGGGCCACGCCTATGCCAAGGGACTGCGCACGGTGAAGACCTGCGTCGGTTCGGAATGGTGCCGCTTCGGCACGCAGGATTCGACCGGCCTCGGCGTCAAGCTCGAAAAGTTCATGTGGGGCTCGTGGACGCCGGCTAAGGTGAAACTTGCGGTCTCCGGCTGTCCACGCAATTGCGCGGAGGCGACCTGCAAGGATGTCGGCGTCGTCTGCGTCGATTCCGGCTACGAGATCCATTTTGCCGGCGCCGCGGGCCTTCACATCAAGGGCACCGAGTTCCTGACCAAGGTGGCGACCGAGGAAGAGACGCTCGAAATCATCGCCGCGCTGACACAGCTCTATCGCGAGCAGGGCTGGTATCTGGAGCGCATGTACAAATGGTGCGACCGGGTCGGTCTCGACGCCATCCGCAAGCAGGTGGTCGACGACATCGCCAACCGCAAGGCGCTGTTCGGACGCTTCGCCCATTCGCAGCAATTCTCGCAGAGCGATCCCTGGGCGGCGCGCGCCGAGCGCGGCGTCGATCGCAACGAATTCACCCCGCTGGCGGAGCTGGAACTGGCATGA
- a CDS encoding cytochrome P450, translated as MSDSASIMPEHPPVTDWVNDFDHTDPKWTENPFPIWEELRAASPVVHTERFLGCYMPTTYEAVKEIAYDTEHFSSRRVIVRDVRPEITARAPPITSDPPEHKPAKQLLLPPFTPDAMKKLAPRVRAICNELIDEFIADGKCDAAARYTKHVPVRAIAHMLGIPEDDGELFIKWIHEILELGIKSENALMGAVRDMTGYFAVHLEQRKKNPTDDLISTLMKARDKDGNPLADEHVLGSLRLLLIAGIDTTWSAIGSSLWHLAKTPADRERLVKEPELMPLAVEELLRAYSPVTMAREVMKETTVSGCPIKPGNMVLLSFPAANRDPAMFPDADKVVIDRKENRHAAFGLGIHRCVGSNLARMEMTVAIEEWLKRIPDFRLDPAGKVTWSEGTVRGPRQLPLLFGKTN; from the coding sequence ATGTCCGATTCCGCCAGCATCATGCCCGAACATCCGCCGGTCACCGATTGGGTCAACGATTTCGACCACACCGATCCGAAATGGACGGAGAACCCGTTTCCGATCTGGGAAGAGTTGCGTGCGGCCTCGCCCGTCGTGCACACTGAGCGGTTCCTCGGCTGCTACATGCCGACCACTTATGAGGCGGTGAAGGAAATTGCCTACGACACCGAACACTTTTCATCCCGGCGCGTCATTGTGCGCGACGTGCGGCCGGAGATCACGGCAAGGGCGCCGCCGATCACTTCCGATCCGCCCGAGCACAAGCCGGCCAAGCAGTTGCTGCTGCCGCCGTTCACGCCGGACGCGATGAAGAAGCTTGCGCCGCGGGTGCGCGCGATCTGCAACGAACTGATCGACGAGTTCATTGCCGACGGCAAATGCGATGCCGCCGCGCGCTATACCAAGCACGTTCCGGTGCGCGCCATCGCGCATATGCTCGGGATTCCGGAAGACGATGGCGAGCTCTTTATCAAGTGGATTCATGAGATCCTCGAGCTCGGCATCAAGAGCGAAAATGCACTGATGGGCGCCGTAAGGGATATGACCGGCTATTTCGCCGTGCATCTGGAGCAGCGCAAGAAGAACCCCACCGACGACCTGATCTCGACCTTGATGAAGGCGAGGGACAAGGACGGCAATCCGCTGGCGGACGAGCACGTGCTCGGTTCGCTGCGGCTATTGTTGATCGCCGGCATCGACACCACCTGGAGCGCGATCGGCTCCTCGCTCTGGCATCTGGCGAAGACGCCCGCGGATCGCGAGCGTCTCGTCAAGGAGCCGGAACTGATGCCGCTCGCGGTGGAGGAACTGCTGCGCGCCTATTCACCGGTGACGATGGCGCGCGAGGTGATGAAGGAGACCACCGTCAGCGGTTGCCCGATCAAGCCCGGCAACATGGTGCTGCTGTCGTTCCCCGCCGCGAACCGCGATCCCGCGATGTTCCCCGATGCCGACAAGGTGGTGATCGACCGCAAGGAGAATCGTCACGCCGCGTTCGGCCTCGGCATCCACCGCTGCGTCGGCTCCAACCTTGCACGCATGGAAATGACCGTCGCAATCGAGGAATGGCTGAAGCGGATTCCGGATTTCCGGCTCGATCCGGCCGGCAAGGTGACGTGGTCCGAGGGCACCGTTCGCGGCCCGCGCCAGTTGCCGCTGCTGTTTGGCAAGACGAACTGA
- a CDS encoding nitrate reductase, which translates to MAVKTTCPYCGVGCGVIADRDAAGTVTVRGDPLHPANFGKLCGKGSALAETVGLEGRLLSPVVNGQEAGWAAALDHVAEGFGRIIREHGPDAVAFYVSGQILTEDYYVINKLAKGFIGTANIDTNSRLCMASSVAGHKRAFGSDTVPGCYEDLETADLLVLVGSNAAWCHPILYQRMMAAKANNPACRVVVVDPRRTATCDGADLHLPLRSGSDSVLFNGLLAHLASQGAIDRAFVEGCTTGAEAALQNVAGQTVAQTAEICGLSEGAVALFFDWFARNERVVTLYSQGINQSSSGVDKVNSIINCHLLTGRIGRPGMGPFSLTGQPNAMGGREVGGLANQLAAHMEIENPGHRDIVKRFWQSPVIADKQGLKAVDMFDAIADGRIKAVWIMSTNPLVSLPDADRVRCALDACELVVVSDCMRHTDTTRHAHVLLPALTWGEKDGTVTNSERRISRQRRFLPAPGEARADWQVVCDVAKRMGFPGFDYPSAAAIFREHAGLSSFENDGTRDFDLSALQTLDDRAYDALTPIQWPVTREYPTGTPRMFETREFFTPDRKARFVPVTPRAAINATSRDYPLVLNTGRVRDQWHTMTRTGKSPRLLAHIFEPYAEFHPDDARMAGVENGGLARLTSPWGEMVARVVVTADQRRGCVFVPMHWNGEYAGDGRVNALVNPATDPISGQPESKHTPVKAAAYLPKWHAFILSRQEIERPAAGYWVSGLSGTCWRMELAFDVREPSWRDWARAQLRVGDDDIEWIAYRDPKAGRFRYAAVRDGRLEGCVFIAPDHKLVSRSWLTGLFAEPALSPNARMSLLTGQPLDAGQDVGQIVCSCFGVGQHQISAEIRKGAASVEDIGRCLKAGTNCGACKPEIGKLLRGAAVRDPHPA; encoded by the coding sequence GTGGCAGTGAAGACAACCTGTCCGTATTGCGGCGTCGGCTGCGGCGTCATCGCTGACAGGGACGCTGCCGGCACGGTGACCGTCCGCGGCGATCCGCTTCATCCTGCCAATTTCGGAAAGCTGTGCGGGAAGGGCTCGGCGCTCGCCGAGACCGTCGGCCTTGAGGGGCGGCTGCTCTCGCCTGTCGTCAATGGGCAGGAGGCGGGCTGGGCTGCCGCGCTCGATCATGTCGCGGAGGGATTTGGCAGGATCATCCGCGAGCATGGCCCTGATGCGGTGGCGTTCTACGTCTCCGGCCAAATACTGACCGAGGACTATTACGTCATCAACAAGCTCGCCAAGGGCTTCATCGGCACCGCCAATATCGACACCAATTCCCGGCTTTGCATGGCATCGAGCGTGGCGGGCCACAAGCGCGCGTTCGGCAGCGACACCGTCCCGGGCTGCTATGAGGATCTCGAAACCGCCGATCTTCTGGTCCTGGTCGGCTCCAATGCCGCCTGGTGCCATCCGATTCTCTATCAGCGCATGATGGCCGCCAAAGCCAATAACCCGGCGTGCCGCGTCGTCGTCGTCGACCCCCGGCGAACCGCGACATGTGACGGCGCCGACCTGCATCTGCCACTTCGTTCCGGCAGCGATTCCGTGCTGTTCAACGGGCTGCTCGCGCATCTTGCGTCGCAAGGCGCGATCGATCGTGCATTCGTGGAGGGCTGCACTACTGGCGCCGAGGCGGCGCTTCAGAACGTCGCCGGCCAGACGGTTGCGCAGACTGCGGAGATCTGCGGCCTGTCGGAGGGCGCGGTGGCGCTGTTCTTCGACTGGTTTGCCAGGAACGAACGGGTCGTCACGCTCTATTCGCAGGGCATCAACCAGTCGAGCAGCGGCGTTGATAAGGTCAATTCGATCATCAACTGTCATCTGCTGACCGGCCGGATCGGGCGGCCCGGCATGGGCCCGTTCTCGCTGACCGGGCAGCCCAACGCGATGGGCGGGCGGGAAGTCGGCGGGCTGGCCAATCAATTGGCCGCCCACATGGAGATCGAGAATCCTGGGCACCGCGATATCGTCAAACGCTTCTGGCAGTCGCCTGTCATCGCCGACAAGCAGGGCCTCAAGGCCGTCGACATGTTCGACGCGATCGCCGATGGGCGCATCAAGGCGGTTTGGATCATGTCGACCAATCCGCTGGTCAGCCTGCCGGATGCCGATCGCGTGCGCTGCGCGCTCGACGCCTGCGAACTCGTCGTCGTCTCCGATTGCATGCGCCATACCGACACCACGCGACATGCCCATGTGTTGCTGCCCGCGCTTACCTGGGGTGAAAAGGACGGCACCGTCACCAATTCCGAGCGCCGCATCTCGCGGCAACGTCGGTTCCTGCCGGCGCCCGGTGAGGCGAGGGCCGATTGGCAGGTCGTCTGCGACGTCGCGAAGCGTATGGGCTTTCCCGGATTTGACTATCCGAGCGCGGCTGCGATCTTTCGCGAGCACGCCGGGCTTTCCAGTTTCGAGAATGACGGAACGCGCGATTTCGATCTCTCCGCGCTGCAGACGCTGGACGATCGCGCCTATGACGCGCTGACCCCGATCCAATGGCCGGTGACGCGGGAATATCCGACCGGCACGCCGCGGATGTTCGAGACGCGCGAGTTCTTCACGCCCGACCGCAAGGCCCGTTTCGTACCGGTGACGCCGCGCGCCGCGATAAATGCGACCAGCCGCGACTATCCCTTGGTGCTCAATACCGGCCGGGTCCGCGATCAGTGGCATACGATGACGCGGACTGGAAAATCGCCGCGGCTGCTTGCCCATATCTTCGAACCTTATGCCGAATTCCATCCTGACGATGCGCGGATGGCCGGCGTCGAGAACGGCGGGCTGGCGCGGCTGACCAGCCCATGGGGTGAGATGGTGGCGCGCGTCGTCGTCACCGCCGATCAGCGCCGCGGCTGCGTGTTCGTGCCGATGCACTGGAACGGCGAGTATGCCGGCGACGGCCGGGTCAATGCGCTGGTCAATCCGGCGACCGATCCGATATCCGGACAGCCTGAGTCCAAGCACACGCCGGTCAAAGCAGCAGCGTACTTGCCGAAATGGCACGCCTTCATCCTCAGCCGCCAGGAGATCGAACGTCCTGCCGCAGGCTATTGGGTTAGCGGTCTCTCGGGGACGTGCTGGCGCATGGAGCTGGCCTTCGATGTGCGCGAGCCGAGTTGGCGCGATTGGGCGCGGGCACAGCTCCGCGTGGGAGATGACGACATCGAGTGGATCGCCTATCGCGATCCCAAAGCCGGCCGCTTCCGTTACGCCGCCGTTCGCGACGGCCGGCTGGAGGGCTGCGTGTTCATCGCCCCCGACCACAAGCTTGTCTCGCGGTCATGGCTGACAGGCTTGTTTGCGGAACCAGCCTTGTCGCCGAATGCGCGGATGTCGCTGCTGACAGGACAGCCGCTGGACGCCGGCCAGGACGTCGGGCAGATCGTGTGCTCTTGCTTCGGCGTCGGGCAGCATCAGATATCGGCTGAAATCCGCAAGGGTGCGGCGAGCGTCGAGGATATCGGCCGCTGTCTGAAGGCCGGCACCAATTGCGGTGCCTGCAAGCCGGAGATTGGAAAGCTGCTGCGCGGTGCGGCCGTGCGCGACCCGCATCCGGCGTGA
- a CDS encoding ferredoxin, with protein sequence MAGTLKIRVDQDKCQGHARCKSLAPELFDLDEFGNAHEVGDGTVPAGLEDKAYLAQSNCPEIAIEVTEE encoded by the coding sequence ATGGCTGGAACGCTGAAGATCCGCGTCGACCAGGACAAATGCCAGGGACACGCGCGCTGCAAATCACTGGCACCCGAACTGTTCGACCTCGACGAATTCGGCAACGCCCACGAAGTGGGCGACGGCACCGTGCCTGCAGGCCTCGAAGACAAGGCCTACCTCGCCCAGAGCAACTGTCCGGAAATTGCGATCGAGGTGACCGAAGAATAG